The following coding sequences are from one Vibrio syngnathi window:
- a CDS encoding response regulator transcription factor, whose protein sequence is MKILVVEDEPRLGQQIIETLEGADWVPELSQDGIDALYRATSEEWDVIVLDLGLPKLDGLTVLKGIRDENINTPVIILSARDTLTQRVEGLNAGADDYLTKPFEMVELIARIRAQLRRASGSAAPVLQIGDLSLDTRSSKVLWQGQAISLTALEYKVVAYFMHNQNKVISRTELVEHIYKQDFDRDSNTVEVFIGRIRKKIAPKIIKTVRGLGYQLNAE, encoded by the coding sequence ATGAAAATTTTAGTCGTTGAAGACGAACCTCGTTTGGGCCAACAAATTATTGAAACACTTGAGGGAGCAGACTGGGTTCCAGAGCTTTCTCAAGATGGTATCGACGCACTCTACCGCGCAACGTCAGAAGAGTGGGACGTGATTGTCCTCGATTTAGGTTTACCTAAGCTTGACGGCCTAACCGTATTAAAAGGCATTCGAGACGAAAACATCAACACACCTGTGATTATCTTAAGTGCTCGTGACACACTAACCCAACGTGTTGAGGGCTTAAACGCAGGTGCTGATGACTATCTAACTAAGCCATTTGAGATGGTCGAGCTGATTGCCCGTATTCGTGCTCAACTACGCCGAGCGTCAGGCAGTGCTGCCCCTGTTCTTCAAATTGGTGATTTAAGCCTAGATACACGCAGTTCGAAAGTTTTGTGGCAAGGTCAAGCTATTAGCCTCACTGCTCTTGAATATAAAGTGGTCGCGTACTTCATGCATAACCAAAACAAGGTTATCTCGCGTACTGAGTTGGTTGAGCACATCTATAAACAAGACTTCGACCGCGATTCAAACACCGTTGAGGTGTTCATTGGTCGTATTCGCAAAAAAATCGCACCAAAGATCATCAAAACCGTTCGTGGGCTTGGCTACCAACTGAATGCTGAATAG
- a CDS encoding EAL domain-containing protein, which translates to MPFTVLCMLCFSVFITFTSHADELDFKRISDFEYGMVVSDSSVDAILYKEEGWSPIVTCNPEINQSCWLKLTLPSDNQFYEHLVWKSLSSRSGELFFVDKDGKVVGEFLFEYYRSLQLKKNFQYRYVLVKFPRGKTVNASVLFSKEHQLKQSLVIKYGVILSLFILASAISLVYVYYVWPIKRSKTLFMTCYIVFFSMFYIYKFGFLWDGYDDKGTYVISFFRSDYWFVSYSLSLVCVYLMLVFASSVRVNTKHLIICSSFILLQSFSIYINFDVIIEFLISTILAAVVIAFCLISKGVNNKAQIIISYLSCFIMSVIVLESSMTISFIPEYYYLIQALFYLAHASFVLACVYDLGELRVINLGDYKKLLSNSDRDFMTGLLNRKSIEYKKVIECSRCYYYIDANQLKFLNDSQGHHVGDRMIINLAMRFKKIAAQGIGQAYRVGGDEFVLICQTSVSEELLQYLLEQKLTQETENALSFSFGRYRSGPNESVEDCIYKAEYCCRKAKSHNEPYQDWQQQDGVMLYSLPNLRVEAVELLNSDKLLCFAQKIHSLKGVASSYELLCRLKMEDEEGREKIVSAGELLDVVASHGLERELDSRMLTSAIDLLECYSSVHISLNFSVKTIFDTSIIDRLCNLPPYIRSRLCVEVTELVFYRADEKFRKIIERLQNHEITVALDDFGSGYSSYSILSGDCFDTIKLDGSLVENINSSEFKKKMVSSLVELAGMSQTKVVAERVETIEELRTLEALGIDFIQGFYIHKPTLAIEVFDNMEKEARESVKAERNLVCGLVS; encoded by the coding sequence GTGCCATTTACAGTGCTATGCATGCTATGTTTTTCCGTGTTTATAACATTCACTAGTCACGCCGATGAATTAGATTTTAAACGCATCAGTGATTTCGAATATGGCATGGTAGTGAGTGATTCTTCGGTTGATGCCATCCTATATAAGGAAGAAGGATGGAGCCCAATTGTTACTTGTAACCCTGAAATTAATCAGTCGTGTTGGCTTAAACTTACACTACCGTCAGACAACCAATTCTATGAACACCTAGTTTGGAAATCTCTTTCATCCCGGTCTGGCGAGCTGTTTTTTGTTGATAAAGACGGTAAAGTTGTTGGTGAGTTTTTGTTTGAGTACTATCGCTCGTTACAATTGAAAAAAAATTTTCAATACCGTTATGTGTTGGTGAAGTTTCCAAGAGGTAAGACTGTCAATGCCAGCGTGTTATTTTCGAAAGAACACCAACTAAAGCAATCACTTGTCATTAAATATGGCGTAATTCTATCTCTATTTATATTGGCGAGCGCAATATCCTTAGTCTATGTTTATTATGTTTGGCCGATAAAACGTTCTAAAACACTATTTATGACTTGTTATATAGTGTTTTTTTCTATGTTCTATATTTACAAGTTTGGATTTTTATGGGATGGCTATGATGATAAGGGGACTTATGTCATAAGTTTTTTTAGAAGCGATTATTGGTTCGTTTCTTATTCACTATCCTTGGTTTGCGTTTATTTAATGCTTGTCTTTGCAAGTAGCGTTCGAGTAAATACTAAGCATTTAATTATTTGTTCTTCATTTATATTATTACAATCTTTTTCAATTTATATAAACTTTGATGTAATTATTGAATTTTTAATTAGTACTATTCTTGCTGCTGTTGTTATTGCGTTTTGTTTGATATCAAAAGGAGTTAATAATAAAGCTCAAATAATAATTAGTTATCTTTCCTGTTTTATTATGTCTGTGATTGTTCTTGAATCATCAATGACTATTTCCTTCATTCCTGAATACTATTATCTAATACAAGCATTATTCTACTTAGCTCATGCTTCTTTTGTGCTCGCGTGTGTTTATGATCTTGGGGAGTTAAGAGTCATAAATCTAGGCGACTATAAGAAGTTATTATCTAATTCTGACAGAGATTTTATGACAGGTCTGCTTAATCGAAAGTCGATAGAGTATAAAAAAGTCATTGAATGTTCTCGTTGTTATTATTATATCGATGCAAATCAATTGAAGTTTCTCAATGATAGTCAAGGTCACCATGTGGGTGACCGAATGATAATAAACTTGGCTATGCGTTTCAAAAAAATTGCAGCACAAGGCATAGGGCAGGCGTATAGAGTGGGTGGCGATGAATTTGTATTAATTTGCCAAACGTCAGTTTCTGAAGAGTTACTACAATATTTGTTGGAACAAAAGCTCACACAAGAAACAGAAAACGCTCTAAGCTTTAGTTTTGGCCGTTACCGCAGTGGTCCTAATGAATCTGTCGAAGATTGTATTTACAAGGCTGAATACTGTTGCCGTAAAGCAAAGTCCCACAATGAACCTTACCAAGATTGGCAACAACAAGACGGGGTTATGCTCTATAGTTTACCGAATCTTAGAGTAGAAGCGGTTGAACTGCTTAACTCGGATAAGTTGCTTTGCTTTGCTCAAAAAATTCATTCTCTAAAGGGTGTAGCTTCAAGTTATGAACTGCTGTGTCGTTTAAAGATGGAGGACGAAGAGGGGCGTGAAAAAATCGTTTCTGCTGGTGAATTGCTCGATGTTGTCGCTTCTCATGGGCTTGAGAGGGAGCTAGACTCTCGAATGCTGACCAGCGCAATAGATTTACTTGAGTGCTACTCTTCCGTTCATATTTCTCTAAATTTTTCGGTTAAAACGATTTTCGATACGAGTATTATCGATCGTTTATGTAATCTCCCCCCTTATATCCGTTCCCGTTTATGTGTTGAAGTGACTGAACTGGTTTTTTATCGTGCAGATGAAAAGTTTCGAAAAATAATAGAGCGGCTACAAAACCATGAGATAACTGTCGCATTAGATGATTTTGGTTCAGGTTATTCGTCTTACTCAATATTATCCGGCGATTGTTTTGATACGATAAAATTAGATGGTTCGCTCGTAGAAAATATTAACAGTTCGGAATTTAAGAAAAAAATGGTGAGCTCATTAGTTGAGTTGGCCGGAATGAGTCAAACCAAAGTGGTTGCGGAACGTGTTGAAACAATTGAAGAATTAAGAACTTTAGAAGCGTTAGGCATTGACTTCATTCAAGGTTTTTATATTCATAAGCCAACTTTAGCCATTGAGGTTTTTGATAACATGGAAAAAGAGGCGCGAGAGTCAGTGAAAGCTGAGCGTAATCTAGTTTGTGGTTTAGTAAGTTAA
- a CDS encoding Bcr/CflA family multidrug efflux MFS transporter: MQTSTSQTPSSQPQTPQLGWMLFLVLGAIGALTPLAIDMYLPAMPTIAKDLGVTAGEVQITLTAYTAGFALGQLLHGPLADSYGRKPVLLIGVLFFAIASVVSATTHGIEALTLVRTAQGFAGAAAAVIIQAVVRDMFDREDFARTMSFVTLVMTVAPLIAPMIGGYLALWFGWRSIFWVLAIFAVIVILAVIIKIPETLPVENRQPLRFKTTIRNYARLCKNSTAMGLIFSGAFSFSGMFAFLTAGSFVYIDVYGVRPDLFGYLFGLNIVAMILMTTINGRIVKKVGSHTMLRAALVIQLLAGLGLLVGWALDLGLWGIVPFVMLFIGTISTIGSNSMGLLLSGYPNMAGTASSLAGTLRFGTGSVVGAIVAMLPSDSAGSMAMVMAACAVMSALLYWTLGKKA, from the coding sequence ATGCAAACGTCTACCTCACAGACCCCAAGCTCACAACCACAAACGCCTCAGTTAGGTTGGATGCTATTTTTGGTTTTGGGCGCTATTGGTGCTTTGACACCACTCGCCATCGATATGTACCTACCTGCAATGCCAACGATCGCCAAAGATCTTGGTGTGACAGCAGGGGAAGTGCAAATCACACTTACCGCGTACACCGCAGGTTTCGCTTTAGGTCAGTTGTTACATGGTCCGTTAGCCGACAGTTATGGTCGCAAGCCAGTTCTACTGATTGGTGTGCTCTTCTTTGCGATAGCGTCTGTCGTGAGTGCGACGACTCATGGTATTGAAGCGTTAACGTTAGTTCGTACGGCTCAAGGTTTTGCAGGTGCTGCCGCAGCGGTTATTATCCAAGCGGTTGTGCGCGATATGTTCGACCGTGAAGATTTCGCAAGAACCATGTCGTTCGTTACCTTAGTGATGACGGTTGCGCCATTAATTGCCCCTATGATTGGCGGCTATTTGGCATTGTGGTTCGGCTGGCGTTCAATCTTTTGGGTGTTAGCTATTTTTGCAGTGATTGTGATTCTCGCGGTGATAATCAAAATCCCTGAAACTCTGCCTGTTGAAAATCGTCAACCATTACGCTTTAAAACCACGATTCGTAATTACGCTCGTTTATGTAAAAACTCGACCGCTATGGGCCTAATTTTCTCGGGTGCGTTCTCGTTCTCTGGGATGTTTGCATTCTTAACCGCAGGCTCTTTTGTCTACATTGATGTCTATGGAGTACGTCCTGACCTGTTTGGTTACCTGTTTGGTCTGAACATCGTTGCGATGATTCTGATGACGACAATTAATGGTCGAATTGTTAAGAAGGTTGGCTCTCATACCATGCTGAGAGCCGCGCTGGTCATTCAATTACTGGCTGGTTTAGGCTTACTTGTCGGGTGGGCGTTGGACTTAGGACTTTGGGGTATTGTGCCGTTTGTGATGCTATTTATTGGCACCATTTCTACTATCGGCAGTAACTCTATGGGTCTATTGCTCAGTGGTTATCCAAACATGGCCGGCACGGCTTCATCGCTTGCGGGAACATTAAGATTTGGTACTGGTTCTGTCGTTGGGGCTATCGTTGCGATGCTGCCAAGTGACAGTGCTGGGTCTATGGCTATGGTAATGGCTGCGTGTGCTGTAATGTCAGCATTACTATATTGGACATTAGGAAAGAAGGCATAA
- the rsuA gene encoding 16S rRNA pseudouridine(516) synthase RsuA — protein sequence MRLDKFLCDALGVTRREATHLLKSKAVTVNDVIQKSGSLKVTEECVVEWQGNELNVHGPRYIMLYKPEGFVCSHEDGSNRTAFELLDEIKMDKLHFAGRLDVDTTGLVLMTDDGKWSHRITSPKHKCEKMYRVWLVEPVEDDYVEKFKEGIQLKSEDGLTLPAHLEVRAEREVLLTIHEGKYHQVKRMFAALGNKVEALHRERIGEIEMDESLELGEYRYLTQEEVDSIWK from the coding sequence ATGCGTTTAGATAAATTTCTGTGCGATGCATTAGGCGTCACTCGAAGAGAAGCAACACACTTATTAAAATCCAAGGCAGTGACAGTTAACGATGTCATCCAAAAAAGCGGCTCACTCAAGGTAACTGAAGAGTGCGTTGTGGAATGGCAAGGCAATGAACTGAATGTTCACGGCCCACGTTACATCATGCTTTATAAGCCAGAAGGCTTTGTTTGTTCGCATGAAGATGGTTCAAATCGCACTGCGTTTGAATTACTCGATGAAATCAAAATGGACAAGCTGCACTTTGCAGGTCGTTTAGATGTTGATACGACGGGTCTTGTCTTAATGACAGACGACGGTAAGTGGTCTCACCGCATCACATCGCCAAAGCACAAGTGCGAGAAGATGTACCGAGTGTGGTTGGTTGAACCTGTTGAAGACGATTACGTTGAAAAGTTCAAAGAGGGCATCCAGCTTAAGAGCGAAGACGGCCTAACACTTCCAGCACACCTTGAAGTACGTGCAGAGCGTGAAGTGTTGCTAACGATTCACGAAGGCAAATACCACCAAGTAAAACGCATGTTTGCAGCACTTGGTAACAAGGTAGAAGCACTGCACCGTGAACGTATTGGTGAAATCGAGATGGACGAGTCTTTAGAGTTGGGTGAATACCGTTACCTAACACAAGAAGAAGTAGACTCTATCTGGAAGTAA
- a CDS encoding DEAD/DEAH box helicase — MYTLRPYQADSVKSVIHYFRKHQTPAVLVLPTGAGKSLVIAELARLAKGRVLVLAHVKELVEQNHEKYEGYGLKGSIFSAGLGRKETDQQVVFASVQSVVRNLDSFSNQFSLLVIDECHRVPDEKTSSYQKVITHLRENNSGIKVLGLTATPYRLGMGWLYQYHTRGQVRSEEPRFFRDCIFELPIRYLLDEGFLTPARLIDAPVLSYDFSQLKPASTGRYKEAELDMVIEQSKRATPQIVDQIIELAKDKLGIMVFAATVRHAQEILGLLPEGESSIVIGDTPTLERDQIISDFKERKIKFLVNVSVLTTGFDAPHVDLIAILRPTESISLYQQIVGRGLRLSPGKKECLVLDYAGNSYDLYQPEVGDPKPDSDSEIITIPCPACGFNNNFWGKLDSNGFLLEHFGRKCQGYFTDEDTGEREHCNYRFRAKYCGECGADNDIAARICHECDATLVDPDKKLKEALNLKDALVFECLEMDLNVLKDDKGKSQLKVTYRGENQAQVHEFWSLTTKKQKQNFKDQFVRPHLADRHRPFEEASPAKVVAHQHRFRPPQFVIARKVGRFWKMRDKIFEDELKQ; from the coding sequence ATGTATACACTCCGCCCGTACCAAGCTGACTCAGTAAAATCAGTGATTCATTACTTCAGAAAACACCAAACACCCGCGGTTCTTGTGCTGCCTACAGGCGCAGGGAAAAGTCTTGTAATTGCAGAACTAGCAAGGCTTGCGAAAGGTCGAGTGCTGGTGCTTGCTCACGTTAAAGAATTGGTCGAACAAAACCATGAAAAGTATGAAGGTTACGGGTTAAAAGGCTCAATTTTCTCTGCGGGTTTAGGACGAAAAGAGACAGACCAACAAGTAGTGTTCGCTTCGGTTCAATCTGTGGTTCGTAACCTCGATTCATTCTCTAACCAATTTTCATTACTGGTTATCGACGAATGCCACCGTGTTCCCGATGAAAAGACCAGTAGCTACCAAAAAGTGATCACTCACTTACGAGAGAATAATTCCGGCATCAAGGTGCTTGGGCTAACCGCGACCCCTTATCGTCTTGGTATGGGGTGGCTTTATCAATATCACACGCGTGGCCAAGTACGATCTGAAGAACCTAGGTTTTTTAGAGATTGTATTTTCGAGTTGCCGATTCGCTACTTGCTCGACGAAGGCTTTCTTACGCCAGCACGCTTGATTGATGCTCCGGTTTTGAGTTATGACTTCTCTCAGTTAAAACCAGCAAGCACTGGTCGCTATAAAGAAGCAGAGCTCGATATGGTGATCGAACAATCGAAACGCGCCACGCCACAAATTGTCGACCAAATCATTGAGCTGGCCAAAGACAAGTTAGGGATCATGGTATTTGCTGCCACTGTTAGACACGCACAAGAGATCCTTGGCTTACTGCCAGAAGGTGAATCGTCAATCGTAATCGGCGACACACCAACTCTCGAACGTGACCAAATCATCAGTGACTTCAAAGAACGTAAAATCAAATTCTTGGTTAACGTATCGGTATTAACCACAGGTTTTGATGCGCCGCATGTGGATTTAATCGCGATTTTGCGCCCGACAGAGTCCATCAGTTTGTATCAACAAATCGTTGGCCGTGGCTTACGCCTATCCCCGGGTAAAAAAGAGTGTTTGGTGCTCGACTATGCAGGCAACAGTTACGATCTTTACCAACCTGAGGTGGGCGACCCTAAGCCCGACTCAGACAGTGAAATCATCACCATCCCCTGCCCTGCATGCGGCTTCAACAATAACTTCTGGGGCAAGCTAGACAGCAATGGCTTCTTGCTAGAGCACTTTGGCCGTAAATGCCAAGGCTACTTTACCGATGAAGACACTGGCGAACGCGAGCACTGTAATTATCGCTTCCGAGCTAAATATTGCGGTGAATGCGGCGCTGACAACGACATTGCCGCACGTATTTGTCACGAGTGCGATGCCACCTTAGTTGACCCAGATAAAAAGCTTAAGGAAGCGCTGAACTTAAAAGATGCGTTGGTGTTTGAATGTTTAGAGATGGATCTTAACGTTCTCAAGGACGACAAAGGTAAGTCGCAACTTAAAGTCACTTACCGTGGTGAAAACCAAGCGCAAGTGCATGAGTTTTGGTCACTAACCACCAAAAAGCAGAAGCAGAACTTCAAAGACCAGTTTGTTCGCCCTCACCTTGCAGACAGACACCGCCCTTTTGAGGAAGCCTCACCAGCGAAAGTGGTTGCTCATCAACATAGATTCCGCCCACCTCAATTCGTGATTGCGCGTAAAGTCGGGCGTTTTTGGAAGATGAGAGACAAGATATTCGAAGACGAGCTGAAGCAATAG